gggaatactattcagccttaaaaaggcagGGAAACAGGATGGAAATGGATGATCCTTGAggacattctgctaagtgaatcAGCCAGCCATAAAAAACCAAATATGGTGTGATTCCACTCGTATGAGGTGCCTAGAGTAATcgaattcatagaaacagaaagtagacagTGGCTGCCAGGGCTGAGGTCGGCAGtaggggggagtggggagtggagTTGGCGTTTCAGACAGAGTTTCAGTCTGGGATGTTGTAGAAAGTTCTGGACAGGAATGGTGGTTGCACCAGTATGAACGTACTTAATACTACTGAACTATGCACTTAGAGTGCTTACGTTGGTAAATTTTATGTCCTGTATATttcaccacaattttttttaaaaaagaggaaaatctaaTGAAGGGACCATAACAGGCCATAAGAATTCAGGAGACCCCAGCACATGGAGCTATTCAGGAGGAATGGGAGatatccccccaccccgcccccaggagcccccagggagaaggggagcagTATTGCTGGGCCCAGAAAGAGACCaaggcctggggaggggccatAGCAAGGGAGGACCACAGCATTGCCAAGACCCCACACCATAGCCAGAATCAGGGATGGGGGAGAAATGCCAGGGATTCTAGGTCTTTCCAGGCTGCACCCAACATCTCCCAGTGGTCACACCCAAGGGCAATTTAGACAATTTAGAGAGTTGAGGGGCCCCAGTGATGCAGGCTCTTGGGGATTGTGCCCTCTTGGGGTGGCTCCAGGACAAGTTCAATGAGCAGAAAGACAGTCTAGCGGCTCCTGAGCTCCTGGCTCTTACAGTATAATGATGGGATGGGCAACTTAACTTTAGATTATGCTCAGTACCACAAAGAGGATGAACCAGGTACAgtgagagaaagtggggaggggacacCCCCATGGAATgtcagggaagacctctctgCAAAAATGACACATCTTAACTTTAGACATTGTCTTGGGCAGGGTTCCCCAGAGgagcagaaccaataggatgtgcacatacagaaagagatttattttaaggaccTGGCTCTTGCAGTGATGGGGGCTGGCAGGTCTGACATCTGCggggcaggctggagacccaggggggAGTCAGTGTTGCAGCTGCAGTCCAAGGACTGGGGGCTGAATCCTCCCTTCCTCTGGGGAGCTCAGTCTTTGAGATGCCGCTCACCCGCAGCATGGAGAGTAAGTAATCTGCTTTTCCCAAGgtctattgatttaaatgttaattacatcttaaaattactttcataGCAACATCTAGATGTGTTTAACCAAAAACTGGGCACGAGGGCCCAGCcaagatgacacataaaattaaccaccacagGCACCATTACCCATCTGGACCAGTGTGTAGCTCTCACAGGGAGCCGCTAAGTCGGATAGCCTGTTCATACCCTGCACGTCTTTcttttgcagagaaaaaaaaaaaaaatcccactttgCAATTGCATCTGGTCACCAGGAAGCTCTAGTTTTGTGGAAAGAGGGCTGCATCTAACCCCTCTAGAACCGTCACCCAGAGGCACCCGCTGGCTGACCCGGGGACAGTCTTCCTAGCTGGCGGACGATGCAGGGGAATAAGAAGTGCACGGACGGGTTCAGCGACTCCTCGAGCATCGGCAGTGTGCTGGACGATGCAGACAGGGAGGTGAGCAGCCTCACAGACCGGGCGTTCCGAAGCTTGTGCATCTCAGAGGACACATCCTTCCACGACTCCGACCTGACCCTGTCCCCGGATATCACCCGCCAGGTGTTTGGGAGTCTTCACCAGGGAACGGTGAGCCACACCCACAGGAAAAGCGGTATTTGGAGCCAGTTACCGTCACAAGGCACCGAGCATGCGGGCTGGGCAGCCACGTTCCAGCAGCTACCCAAGTACGTTCAAGGGGAGGAGAAGTATCCCAAAAGCAGCCCCCCACTGACGCCAGCCCAGAGGAGACTGGAGGTGCCAGTTTCCGGCCTGAGGAGCAGCAACAAGCCTGCTTCTAAAGTGTCATCGCTAATTAAATCCTTTGACAGGACTGAGAGCCAACGCTGTGACAGCAGGCCCCCAACCAGTAAGCCCCCGGCTCTCAAGAACCCCCCCAAATTTGCTCCTCTTCCAGAAAGTGGCGTCAACTTCTGCTTCGATTCTGCCTTTCTGACTGTCAGGAGGGTGCCCGCTGAAGTCTCTGGAGCCCATCAGAGTAGCCACCAGCCTGGCAAGAAGCACGGAGAGCAGGAGTCCCCCAAGAACCCTGAGATGGCCTGTCACAGCTCCAGCAGCTTCCTCCCAACACCTGAAAACACGGCCAATGCGTTCGAGTCAAagttcccctctcctccccacaagCCATCCAAGGGCGAGTCTGGAAGAGGTAAGGAGTGGCCTCGCAAAGGGACCTTTCTTCATAGTGAAAACAGTGCTTTTGAGTCATGGAATGCCCACCAACCACGGCTGCCCGAGAGAAAGGAGGCTGCTGACCCTGTCCCAGAAAGCAAAGCCCCCAAGCATTACGAGAACACGCCCTTGTTAAAAGAGCCCCCGGCCTCTGAGCACAAAGTCTCCCCCTGCCAGGCCCGGGCCAGCTGCAGTCAGGAGGAGAGCAGGCTGGCAGCAGGGGCTCTCTCTGCATCGGGACCCTGGGGACCTCGGGATTCGGGGCCCCAGGTATTCAGTACAGAGGGAAATTCTAGCTCCCAGCCCGACCTTCAGGGGAAGCCCACCCAGCCACCATGGAGGAAACCAAAGTCCggcaaaggaaagaaggaaagtctACAAGATGCATCGGAAGAGAAGAAGCAGGCCACCAGAAGAGGCCCAGCCTTGTACACAAAGCACAATCCCCAGGGACAGTTTCCAGAAAACGAGGCTCTTGACATGCCCATGGACCCCAACGAGCATTACAGCCCTCCTTTCAACATCAGTAAGCTTCTGACCCCCATCATACCCACCAAGAATATCCTGGAGCCATCTGACTGCCAGCCGGTGGAGATAACCCCATCACCCTCAGGACAGCTAAACGGGTACCAAGAGAAGGAACCCAGTGAATGTCAGTCTCGGGACAGCTACAAATCCAAAGCCCCTAGCCTGCTGTTCAACCTGAAGGATGTACGGAAGCGTGTCAAGAGCACATATAGTCCCTCACCTCTCTCGAAAGGCCTCGAGGAGAAAACCAGGGGCAAGCAAGAACCCGTGAGCAATGGGATCATCCTTCCCAATGGGCTTGAGGAGAGCCCTCCAAATGAGCTTTCTAAGGAAAGGGCAGCTGATGCCCCTTCTGTGTCACACATCAGTCCCCAGATGGACCCTAAAGCGGACCCTGGTACAGCCTCTGTGGACAACTATCTAACTCTTAACTCACCTCCAGCCATCACCCAAGCCCCCTTCTCCATCAATGGAGGGGGAGCTGACAGAAACAGCTATGAGAAGGACGATGGAGAACCGGAAATGGGCACCACCAGGTCTGGGAAGTGTCCAGAGTCCAGGGAACAGTGCCCCAGGAAGCACCTGTCTCTGCGACTTTGCAGtagagagcctgaggcagggaagGCTGCAGAGAAACCAAAGACTCCCAGCCTAGAAAAGGGGTTCTTGAGATCCGTGTCTCAAGAGACAGAACCCGAGAGAGAGGCAGGACTTCCGAATCCAAACTTCAACCAGAAATTCTCCCCAGGGCCTCTCTCTCCCGAGGAAGAAGATGTGTTTTACAGTGACAGCCAATCGGATTTCATGCCATGCTTCAAAAGTAAGGCCAAATTCAGCACCAGCTCTTCAGACCAGTCCTTTGCCTCCTTTGAGGACCAGCAGAAGACGTGGTTCACGGAGAGCCAGCAGGAAGACAGGAGGAATGACGTAAGTGCAGGTGACAGTCAGAAGGACGAGAAGGAGAAAGCAATAGGGAAAGACGAGACACAGCACGGTGCCTTAAGTAACGGGCAGGTGTGCGTGCAGGAGCACAGCCAGGGGGCATCGTCGCAAGGAGAAGGGGAAAGCTCGTCTGGATGTAGACCCAGGAAGGCATCGAGAGAGGAAGCTAACTTCAGAGGCACTTGGATCGCGGGAAGTAAGGATACAACCAGAGACCCTACCCCCTCGCCATCTTCCACTATGAACAAGCACAAACTGTTTGCAATTAAAGACAACACCCTCAGGGCCACCCCCGTGATAAAACCCATCATGTTGCCCCTCCTGAGGGCCATGTCATCAGAGGACCCTCTGGGCAGCGGCCACAAAGAGGAAGACCTGCCAAAGCCAGGCTGGGGAGAAGAGGCTGGTCTTTGTGGCCCTGAGAGCCAGGAAGTGGCCAACACGCCTACAGCCGCTAACACGCAGGGCACACACTTGAAGCACATGGCCTGGGAGAGCACAGAGGACCACCGGCAGGTGCCAGCCCCAACGGGGAACATCGCATCTCCTCCACTCGTGGCAGAGGCTGAAGGGCTGAGGCCACCCCCAGAGGCTGCACGTCGAGTTGTGGCAAACGATGGCAAGAACAGCTGCACAGTCCAGGGGAAGCTAGATGCTCCAAGGTGCATCCCCACCATCGCTTTGCCTGAGGGCGACCCGGAAGACCAGCCACCCCCACAGCAGCCGGGAACCTGCTGGGAAGAGCACACACAAGATTTCAAAAGTCACTTATTGTCTACACCCCGAGCAGGGCCCCCAGGGAGAAGACTGGTCCCCGGTGAGATGGCAACTTCCCCCAATGCCAGCTCCCCGGATGAGAGCAGCGCGTGCTCCCCTGCCGCCAGCAGCGTCTGGGACGATGCCTCCCAGGCCCCCAGCGAGCCGGGCCTGCTGCCGGGGGAGCCTCCCCACACCAGTCCCTGGGCCAGCCCCTACTCTGCCAGGGTGGCCCGCAGGGAGGACCTGACCCACGCCCTCACGTGGGAGGCTGGCTCGGACCCCCAACTGGAGCCGCCTGCAGAAGACCTCAGGACACTTTCTCCAAGAGGCTCGATGCTGGACGCGGCCGCCGGCTCAGCAGGCCTCCCTGAGAAACCAGAACTTCCCGCCCCGCTGGAGAGGGCCGCCAGCAAGCCTCCTGCAGTCCCACCCAAAACAGAGAAGGCCCTGCGGCGGGCAAAAAAGCTGGCCAGCAAGAGGAGGAAGACCGACCAACTGCAAGAAAAGCATGGCGAACCCCTGGAAGAAAAGCCGTGCCTGGAGGACCTTGAACGAGGGCCACCAGCCCCCGGAGAGAGGCCccgacccaggtgccccggggtccgctccctgccccctcccatccACCGCCACTCAGTGTCTGCCTTCTCAGAGCCCATCAGGAGGCAGCCTGGGGATCCCAGTCCCTTACTCCCCTGCCCCCTTACCCTGCCACCCAGAAGGTTCTCCAAGACCCCCAATCTGGAGAGTACTTTGTCTTCGATCTGCCACTCCAGGTGAGAATCAAGACCTTCTATGACCCTGAGACGGGCAAATACGTCAA
This genomic stretch from Prionailurus bengalensis isolate Pbe53 chromosome D2, Fcat_Pben_1.1_paternal_pri, whole genome shotgun sequence harbors:
- the CD2H10orf71 gene encoding LOW QUALITY PROTEIN: cardiac-enriched FHL2-interacting protein (The sequence of the model RefSeq protein was modified relative to this genomic sequence to represent the inferred CDS: inserted 1 base in 1 codon), which codes for MQGNKKCTDGFSDSSSIGSVLDDADREVSSLTDRAFRSLCISEDTSFHDSDLTLSPDITRQVFGSLHQGTVSHTHRKSGIWSQLPSQGTEHAGWAATFQQLPKYVQGEEKYPKSSPPLTPAQRRLEVPVSGLRSSNKPASKVSSLIKSFDRTESQRCDSRPPTSKPPALKNPPKFAPLPESGVNFCFDSAFLTVRRVPAEVSGAHQSSHQPGKKHGEQESPKNPEMACHSSSSFLPTPENTANAFESKFPSPPHKPSKGESGRGKEWPRKGTFLHSENSAFESWNAHQPRLPERKEAADPVPESKAPKHYENTPLLKEPPASEHKVSPCQARASCSQEESRLAAGALSASGPWGPRDSGPQVFSTEGNSSSQPDLQGKPTQPPWRKPKSGKGKKESLQDASEEKKQATRRGPALYTKHNPQGQFPENEALDMPMDPNEHYSPPFNISKLLTPIIPTKNILEPSDCQPVEITPSPSGQLNGYQEKEPSECQSRDSYKSKAPSLLFNLKDVRKRVKSTYSPSPLSKGLEEKTRGKQEPVSNGIILPNGLEESPPNELSKERAADAPSVSHISPQMDPKADPGTASVDNYLTLNSPPAITQAPFSINGGGADRNSYEKDDGEPEMGTTRSGKCPESREQCPRKHLSLRLCSREPEAGKAAEKPKTPSLEKGFLRSVSQETEPEREAGLPNPNFNQKFSPGPLSPEEEDVFYSDSQSDFMPCFKSKAKFSTSSSDQSFASFEDQQKTWFTESQQEDRRNDVSAGDSQKDEKEKAIGKDETQHGALSNGQVCVQEHSQGASSQGEGESSSGCRPRKASREEANFRGTWIAGSKDTTRDPTPSPSSTMNKHKLFAIKDNTLRATPVIKPIMLPLLRAMSSEDPLGSGHKEEDLPKPGWGEEAGLCGPESQEVANTPTAANTQGTHLKHMAWESTEDHRQVPAPTGNIASPPLVAEAEGLRPPPEAARRVVANDGKNSCTVQGKLDAPRCIPTIALPEGDPEDQPPPQQPGTCWEEHTQDFKSHLLSTPRAGPPGRRLVPGEMATSPNASSPDESSACSPAASSVWDDASQAPSEPGLLPGEPPHTSPWASPYSARVARREDLTHALTWEAGSDPQLEPPAEDLRTLSPRGSMLDAAAGSAGLPEKPELPAPLERAASKPPAVPPKTEKALRRAKKLASKRRKTDQLQEKHGEPLEEKPCLEDLERGPPAPGERPRPRCPGVRSLPPPIHRHSVSAFSEPIRRQPGDPXSLTPLPPYPATQKVLQDPQSGEYFVFDLPLQVRIKTFYDPETGKYVKVSIPTSEGGSPEPPPPDTPDAPYMLYPHFRPLPVTALMPLRCSSQLSAPTFLSQGPHTPEAAGPGPRRAREAGLQLQLGPRARGDPTRHSAGQRPDAPSPSLGEEGGDASRLGIISTNDLEDFATEGIS